The genomic region CGCAAAAAAGAAGATCATGAACGTAGCGAAGAAGAAGCTATCATCCAACTTTATAAAAATGCACTCGGCATGGATTAATTTAAATAATGGATTAATTTAAGCAATTATCTTTTTCAATAGCTTCACGCAAAAGCTCAAGATCCAACCATTCTTCTTCCTTTTGCGTGCACAAGTTCTTTTTCTCTTCAAGTGCTGCAGATAAACGCTCAAAACGAGCCTGATCACAGCTATAAAGCGCAGAATCAGACAATTCTTTTTCAAGGTTTCTGATCTCATTTTGTAAAAGCGTTATGTGTTCAGGCAAGTGCTCCAGCGCGTAGACCTGCTTATAAGACAATCTGCGCGGCGTTATTTTTGAAGAAGAAGCTGTTTGTTTTTTCCGATCACGTGCAACAGGCTTTTGCAATTCTTGACGCTGCGAAAGCTCAGCCTGCTTTCTTTGTGCCATCATATCACTATAACCACCAGCATAAAGGGTCCAGCGCCCATTACCTTCAGGTGCCAAAACATGAGACACAGTTCGATCTAAAAAATCTCTATCATGGCTAACCACTATCACTGTTCCTGCAAAATCAGAAATAAGTTCTTGAAGCAAATCCAATGTTTCCATATCAAGATCATTGGTTGGTTCATCTAAAATCAAACAATTTGCAGGCTGTAATAAAAGCCGCGCTAACATTAAACGGGCTCTTTCCCCCCCTGATAATTCTTTAATAGGGGTATAAGCTTGCTCAGGCAAAAACAAACAATCTTTAAGATAAGAAACAACATGGCGCTGCTGCCCATTAATGAGCACACTATCACCCCTGCCACCTGTTAAATAATGGGCTAAAGTTTCTTCCCCGTCTAAAATCCGCTGTTGATCAAGCAGAGCCATCGTCACATTAACCCCATGCTTAATCACCCCACTGTCTGCCAACTCGCGGCCAATTAAAACAGAAAGAAGCGTTGTTTTTCCAACACCATTGGGACCTACAATGCCAACCTTGTCACCACGCTGCAAACGCAATGAAAAATCTTTAACAATAACGCACTCACCATAAGACTTAGAAATCCCTTTTGCTTCAAGCACCAATTGACCACAATCTTGGCGCTCAGATACCGCAAAAAGCGCGCGTTCTGCAGGCCCTTTATAGGTTCGATGAAGTTTTCGCATCTCCTTTAATGCGCTCAAACGCCGTTCATTACGCTTGCGCCTTGCGCTTACTCCATAGCGCACCCATTGCTCTTCACGAACAATCTGACGCTCCAATTTATGATGATCACGCGCCTCTTTTTCCAGCTCTTTATCACGCCAACTTTCAAATGCAGAAAAACGCTTTTCAACCCTTTTAGTCACACCCCGATCAAGCCATACGGTTGAATGCGCCACTGTTTCTAAAAATCGCCGATCATGCGAAATAACAACAATTGCTGAACGTAAAGAACACAAAACACCTTCAAGCCACTCAATGGTTGATACATCAAGATGGTTGGTCGGTTCATCTAATAAAAGAATATCTGGTTTTGCTGCAATCGCCTGCAGTAAGGATACGCGCCGCTTTTCTCCACCAGAAAGCGTTGTTAATTTCTCAGTCCCTACAAAACCAAGATCTCTAAGAAGGGTCTGCACCCATTGAACATCATGCCCATCGTTTAAACCAGCCTCTACACAAGTATAAACATCATCACCCCCTGAAAAATCAGAGCTTTGTGATACATAACGCACATGCGCGCGAGGGTGGTGAAAAATTTCACCTTCACTAGGCTCCAATAGACCAGCTGCAATTTTTAAGAGTGTTGATTTTCCACACCCATTGCGGCCAACAAGTGCAATACGTTCCCCCTGCCCAACCGATAAGCAAGCCTGATTGAGCAAAGGGGTTGTTCCAAAAGTTAAAACAATACGATCAAGTCGTAAAAGCGGTACACCCATTAATAAGGCTGTACGGGTTGTGGGCAAGGAGCCTGATAAAGCTGACCTCTCGCATCACGATAAGTGCACAATTGTGGTACAGGTTGTGGGCAAGGAGCTTGGTAAAGCTGACCTCTCACATCACGATAGGTGCACAATGGTACTTGCTGAGGCATTTTCTGTTTTTTCTGAGCAGCAGCAGCACCTGTTACTGTACCTGCAATAGCACCAATTGCTGCACCTGGAACTGCTCCAGAACTGCTTCCACTAATTGCTGTGCCGGCCAAAGCACCTAATGCAGCACCACCAACACCATATCCTGCAACTGTTTGCTCAGTTGTTGTGCAAGCTACCGAGCTTAACCCAACGATTGCAACAACCGTCATTGTTAAAATTGACTTTAACATATCAAAACCCTTTCTTTGTTAAAAACAAAATAAAGTTACATGTATCTATCAACCCTTACCCTTTTTGCTCTCACTATTTTATTCTTATACATTGAAAAGAGCTTCGTAGAATAAGTATAGATATTCATAATATAACTTTGCTATACCATAAATGGCAATAAAAAGTTCTACAAATACAACTAGTTTACAATGGTATAAATCATAATAAATATGAATATTGCACCAGGAGCTACTTTTAAAAAAACTCCTGAGATTTCTGTATCGGCTTAAAGCACCCTCAACCAAAATATTAACAGGGCACCATGAACACTATAATCTGCAATTTATCGCTTAGTTGTTGTATAAACTACAAAGTCTAACTTAATGATTGAAACAACCACCATTTGTTAAAACTGATCTTAAGTATATCAAAATTCCCTCCTTGTAAAAATAAAACAAAATTACACCCCATTAGCACATATCTTTCTGCCCCCGCTATTTTATTTATGCATTAAGAAGAGCTTTATGGAATTAAGTATAGATGCTTATAATATAAGTAATATATTATAGCTTTCAGTAATATAGTCTCCACATTATAAATAACAATATAAATAGCAATAAACAGTTGCACAAATATTTAGCATGCAGCAGCAATTGATTGCGCTGCTGCACTCACACAGTTATCGCAAATTTTCTTAAGTTATCTCCAAGAATTATCTTTCCTGTTACACATGCCTGGTGCATGATCAACGGGCAAATCACTAAAAAGAGCATCTAATAATTCTGGATCAACGCGCCTACAAGCCATCGAACTTAAACCAACAACTAAAACAATTACCATTGTTAAAATTGGTTTTAACATATCAAAATCCTTTCTTTGTTAAATACAAAATGAATTCATATGTTTTATCAGTTCTTATACCTCTTGTATTCTTGCTTCTTTACTCTTACACATTAAGAATAAGCAGGTATAGATGCTAATATTATAGCTTTGCCATAGTATAAATGACAATAAAAAGTTCCACACACACGGTTAGAAAGTGTTAAAGAAGACCCAAAAGACACATTTTGCTTCAAAATGGGCCATTGAACACCTGACATCGTTAAACCTTGTAAATCAGAAAATCCGATAATACTTAACAGACAACCGTCAGGTAAATCACACGAAAAGGGCTTTGGCACAATCGGCCACCCTTCTTCACGACCACTCGTCAACAAAACTGAAATACCTTGCTCTTCCATGGCTATTGCTTGTGTCATATGAGAAAGGCTATGATCACTGCGCTCACCTCCAAAAGCACCGCATAAAATAAGCCGTTGAGCTCCCTCTCTTAAAGCTCTCTGACATGCTAATGCTCCATCTGTTGCATCTTTATTAGCAGGAAAAGCTTCACGGGGAACATCACCATATGTGTGCAGTAAAGTTTGATCACAAGAATCAAAATCCCCTAACCAAAGTTCAGGCACCACATTTAATGCTGCAGCATGGCGCATCCCCCCATCAGCAGCAATGACTCGGCTTTTGCGAATTTGGTTGAGCAAACGATTGGTGACAAAAATATCTCCATTTAACAATATTGTAAATGTTGTCATGACATATTATGCCTTTCATGAAGCTTCTTTTTTATTATTTCTATAAGCTACCATCATAAAGAAGCCAAAAGGATCCTCGATTGTAATAAAACAAAAAAATACACATGAAATTTTTAAAGAAAAATATTCAACAAACAAGGTGCGCAATGATCCAAGGCATCAGATTTCTGATCCAAAGCATCAGATTTTTTCAGCAAATAGGCGTTTTGAGCAAAATCTGGTCAATAGCGATCATAAGCTTCCTGTTTTTATTGTCTGCATGTCACACTGCTTTCCAAGTGAACAATAAGCTTCATTCTTCCCGTTCTCCTGTTACAGAAGATCACACTGGTGAAATAGTCGACCAAACCAATAATAAAAATGATCTCTATACGACACTGGGCGCTACATACCATTCACGTATTTTGCAAACATATGGTGGTCAATATTACAATCCAAAACTTGAACAGATGTTAGCAAAAATCGTAAACAGACTAACAGCTTCCTCACAAAGTCCTGACCAAACCTATTATGTCACTATTTTAGACACAGAAAATATCAACGCATTTGCCCTTCCAGGTAGCTATATTTATGTCACCCGTGGCATGCTGGCATTAGCCAATGATACTTCAGAAGTTGCAGCAATCTTAGCCCATGAAATAGCACACATTACAGCCAATCATGGCATCTTGCGTCTTCAAAAAGAAATTGAGCTAAAACTTGCAGATCATGCTGCCACAAACATACTAGAGCATTCTAACAC from Bartonella schoenbuchensis R1 harbors:
- a CDS encoding ABC-F family ATP-binding cassette domain-containing protein, coding for MGVPLLRLDRIVLTFGTTPLLNQACLSVGQGERIALVGRNGCGKSTLLKIAAGLLEPSEGEIFHHPRAHVRYVSQSSDFSGGDDVYTCVEAGLNDGHDVQWVQTLLRDLGFVGTEKLTTLSGGEKRRVSLLQAIAAKPDILLLDEPTNHLDVSTIEWLEGVLCSLRSAIVVISHDRRFLETVAHSTVWLDRGVTKRVEKRFSAFESWRDKELEKEARDHHKLERQIVREEQWVRYGVSARRKRNERRLSALKEMRKLHRTYKGPAERALFAVSERQDCGQLVLEAKGISKSYGECVIVKDFSLRLQRGDKVGIVGPNGVGKTTLLSVLIGRELADSGVIKHGVNVTMALLDQQRILDGEETLAHYLTGGRGDSVLINGQQRHVVSYLKDCLFLPEQAYTPIKELSGGERARLMLARLLLQPANCLILDEPTNDLDMETLDLLQELISDFAGTVIVVSHDRDFLDRTVSHVLAPEGNGRWTLYAGGYSDMMAQRKQAELSQRQELQKPVARDRKKQTASSSKITPRRLSYKQVYALEHLPEHITLLQNEIRNLEKELSDSALYSCDQARFERLSAALEEKKNLCTQKEEEWLDLELLREAIEKDNCLN
- a CDS encoding glycine zipper domain-containing protein, giving the protein MLKSILTMTVVAIVGLSSVACTTTEQTVAGYGVGGAALGALAGTAISGSSSGAVPGAAIGAIAGTVTGAAAAQKKQKMPQQVPLCTYRDVRGQLYQAPCPQPVPQLCTYRDARGQLYQAPCPQPVQPY
- a CDS encoding thiamine diphosphokinase — translated: MTTFTILLNGDIFVTNRLLNQIRKSRVIAADGGMRHAAALNVVPELWLGDFDSCDQTLLHTYGDVPREAFPANKDATDGALACQRALREGAQRLILCGAFGGERSDHSLSHMTQAIAMEEQGISVLLTSGREEGWPIVPKPFSCDLPDGCLLSIIGFSDLQGLTMSGVQWPILKQNVSFGSSLTLSNRVCGTFYCHLYYGKAIILASIPAYS